One genomic region from Pristiophorus japonicus isolate sPriJap1 chromosome 27, sPriJap1.hap1, whole genome shotgun sequence encodes:
- the LOC139239355 gene encoding probable G-protein coupled receptor 139: MGQDFIPVRLIESIYYPILAAFGVVVNVMAIFVLSRGKCGLSKCISRYMVAMAAADLLVLVTEVLMWRLADLFFPRSVLSIHYVCSLNIVLVFATTVISVWLTVAFTVDRFVAICCQKLRTSYCSERTAAVVIGTVCVLGCFKSVPWYFTYQPQLIIGTVPWGCTRKPIFYISPAWAAFELTFYIVTPCLPFGFVLLFNVLTARHILVASRVRRGLRDHSNGEHQQDPEMENRRKSIVLLFSISGTFILLWLTEIMFYTYQRITNTYDYSTHDPLYIAERTGVMLQLLSSCTNTCIYVITQAKFREELKKTTQYPLNVIVKLIKK, from the exons ATGGGTCAAGATTTTATTCCAGTTCGCCTTATAGAAAGCATTTACTATCCAATTCTTGCTGCTTTTGGAGTTGTCG TTAATGTGATGGCGATTTTCGTCCTTTCTCGAGGAAAGTGCGGCCTCTCCAAATGTATCAGCCGATatatggtggccatggcagcggcagatCTCCTGGTCCTCGTCACCGAGGTGCTGATGTGGCGATTAGCAGACCTTTTCTTCCCACGTTCTGTCCTCTCCATTCATTACGTCTGTTCTCTGAATATTGTGTTGGTTTTTGCAACAACCGTGATTTCTGTCTGGCTCACAGTTGCTTTCACcgtcgatcgatttgtggccatttgctgTCAGAAGCTGAGAACGAGTTATTGCAGCGAGAGAACGGCAGCTGTGGTTATAGGAACAGTGTGTGTGCTGGGCTGTTTCAAATCTGTACCCTGGTACTTTACATATCAACCGCAGCTTATCATTGGAACTGTGCCTTGGGGCTGCACGAGAAAACCCATCTTTTATATCTCCCCCGCGTGGGCAGCATTTGAATTAACGTTTTATATTGTAACCCCGTGCCTCCCTTTCGGTTTTGTTTTGCTGTTCAatgtcctcacagccaggcacattttagtggccagcagagtccgcagggGACTCCGCGATCACAGCAATGGAGAACATCAGCAggatccagagatggagaaccggaGGAAATCCATCGTTTTACTCTTCAGTATATCCGGCACTTTCATACTGTTGTGGCTGACTGAAATTATGTTTTACACATATCAGCGAATTACAAACACTTATGATTATTCCACGCACGACCCTCTATACATCGCTGAAAGGACTGGAGTCATGCTACAGCTTCTCAGTTCCTGCACAAACACATGTATCTATGTCATTACTCAGgcgaaattcagagaggagctgAAGAAAACGACGCAATACCCACTCAATGTAATtgttaaattaattaaaaaatag